The proteins below are encoded in one region of Anguilla anguilla isolate fAngAng1 chromosome 3, fAngAng1.pri, whole genome shotgun sequence:
- the LOC118223814 gene encoding Ig kappa chain V19-17-like, with product MSGVETSDSATYYCSITLFKEISFGNGTTLMVTGSESHGRTVVLQQPESESVQPGDSVTLQCTVHTETCAGEHSVYWFRLGSGESPPGIIYTHGNRSDESQRSSGAVSPTQSCVYNFPKRNLSPSDAGTYYCAVATCGEILFGNGTKLDFERNERLPLFCLVGALTLSVILNIVLALKTRKCSENCKGSSSNNQMSREDLSNKQGQEESMNYAALTFTTKKPKVRTKKRVVEKETVYSDMRFRDHE from the exons ATGTCAGGAGTAGAGACGTCTGATTCAGCCACATACTACTGCAGTATTACGCTTTTCAAAGAGATCAGCTTTGGAAATGGAACTACTTTAATGGTGACGG GGTCAGAGTCACACGGCAGgacagtagtactgcagcagcccgagtctgagtcagtgcagccaggagactctgtgactctgcaatgtacagtacacactgagacctgtgcaggagaacacagtgtgtactggttcagACTGGGCTCAGGAGAGTCCCCCCCAGGAATTATTTACACCCATGGAAACAGGAGTGATGAGAgccagaggagctctggggctgtgtctcccacacagagctgtgtctacaacttccccaagaggaacctcagcccctctgatgctgggacttactactgtgctgtggccacctgtggggagatcctgtttgggaacgggACCAAGCTGGACTTTGAGC ggaATGAACGACTTCCTCTTTTCTGCTTGGTGGGAGCTTTGACGTTGAGCGTGATTCTAAATATTGTCCTCGCCCTGAAAACGAGAAAATGCAGTGAGAACTGCAAAG GGTCTTCATCAAACAACCAAATGTCCAGAGAAGACTTGTCAAACAAACAG GGTCAAGAGGAATCAATGAATTACGCTGCTTTGACTttcaccaccaagaaacccaaaGTGAGGACGAAGAAGAGGGTAGTGGAGAAAGAAACAGTTTACTCAGATATGAGATTTAGAGACCACGAGTGA